The following are encoded in a window of Oncorhynchus keta strain PuntledgeMale-10-30-2019 chromosome 10, Oket_V2, whole genome shotgun sequence genomic DNA:
- the LOC118378816 gene encoding leucine-rich repeat-containing protein 3-like, whose amino-acid sequence MCLSGRTGCHGGDGLGLRRGLGKVLERGGLGTKLGTERRLERGRARERGQGTRTWLGQETRLGRDLGRGLGGWSFTLLVLLLLLSPVFPQCPDSCHCVWESSMVLCTDAGLREFPQGLPPDTVTLHLERNYIRSLPESAFRELTHLRELYLSHNRIDTLSSGALRHLSSELRLLDLSHNLLRQASRDEFSSTRAKTRLYHNPWHCDCTLQELMETLNLEPETVNGIVCESSVRSAGEVSRWEDPGGAGEHAGQPLVKLLDSGVNFCNLQRKTTDVAMLVTMFVWFFMVIVYVVYYVRQNQAETRRHLEYLKSLPSPRKTVTESDTISTGL is encoded by the exons ATGTGCCTCAGCGGGAGGACTGGATGTCATGGAGGAGATGGATTGGGGCTGCGGAGAGGATTGGGTAAagtgttggagagaggagggctgggcaCAAAGCTTGGGACAGAAAgaagactggagagagggagggcgagagagagagggcagggaaccAGGACATGGCTGGGGCAGGAGACAAGGCTTGGGAGAGACCTGGGTCGAGGCCTGGGAGGCTGGTCATTCACCCTGCTGGTCCTGCTCCTCCTACTCTCCCCGGTGTTCCCCCAGTGCCCTGACAGCTGCCACTGTGTGTGGGAGAGCAGCATGGTGCTGTGTACGGACGCTGGGCTCCGTGAGTTCCCCCAAGGCCTTCCTCCGGACACCGTCACCCTCCACCTGGAGAGGAACTACATCCGCTCGCTCCCCGAGAGCGCCTTTAG GGAGCTGACCCACCTGAGGGAGCTTTACCTCTCCCACAACCGCATCGACACCCTCTCCTCCGGGGCCCTGCGTCACCTGAGCTCAGAGCTCCGTCTCCTGGATCTTTCACACAACCTGTTACGCCAGGCCAGCCGGGACGAGTTCAGTTCCACGCGGGCCAAGACGCGCCTCTACCACAACCCGTGGCACTGCGACTGTACCCTGCAGGAGCTGATGGAGACGTTAAATCTAGAGCCGGAGACGGTCAACGGGATCGTGTGTGAGAGCTCGGTGAGGAGCGCCGGGGAGGTGAGTCGCTGGGAGGATCCAGGGGGTGCAGGGGAGCACGCCGGTCAACCGCTGGTTAAATTGCTTGACTCTGGGGTGAACTTCTGTAATCTCCAGCGGAAGACCACGGATGTGGCTATGCTGGTGACCATGTTCGTGTGGTTCTTCATGGTCATTGTTTATGTGGTCTACTACGTgagacagaaccaggctgagacCAGAAGACATCTGGAGTATCTGAAGAGTTTGCCCAGTCCGAGGAAAACAGTCACGGAGTCAGACACGATAAGCACTGGTCTCTGA